In the genome of Conger conger chromosome 8, fConCon1.1, whole genome shotgun sequence, one region contains:
- the LOC133134595 gene encoding transmembrane protein 154-like, producing MTLLLFVGLLVAILAGRGTVFAQTTGESTLGHETPEGDNDDTESDDLDASNFESSGNGREGEDISQAVKLFNDTNDSYVHCGAGNCQLGIIILVIVVLLIAVAVALVIFLCQRRKKKTVPSEIKEEEALTTCDAGTAPTPMFDDDIPSVLELEMEDLQKLAVNTDMNSEVSNGTPIVP from the exons ATGACCTTGTTACTGTTTGTGGGGCTGCTGGTGGCCATTCTGGCCGGAAGAGGCACAG TGTTTGCACAAACCACTGGGGAATCAACGCTTGGACATGAAACCCCAGaag GAGATAATGATGACACTGAGTCAGATGATCTTGACGCAAGCAATTTTGAGTCCTCAG GAAACGGGCGAGAAGGAGAAGACATTTCACAGGCAG TTAAACTGTTTAATGATACGAATGACTCATACGTTCACTGCGGAGCTGGAAATTGTCAGTTGGGCATCATCATCTTAGTTATAGTGGTTCTGCTTATAGCAGTCGCAGTCGCCCTTGTGATTTTTCTCTGtcaaagaagaaagaaaaagactgTTCCTTCTG aaataaaagAAGAGGAAGCTTTGACTACATGTGATGCTGGAACAGCACCAAC accaatgtttgatgATGACATCCCCTCAGTTCTCGAGCTGGAGATGGAAGATCTACAGAAGTTGGCTGTGAATACAGACA TGAATAGCGAGGTTTCAAATGGAACACCGATTGTGCCTTGA
- the LOC133134830 gene encoding zinc finger protein ZFP2-like, whose amino-acid sequence MMRGVCLRQDTELTLPELTEQHRIRPKEEELSGLESVHTTESETECTAPGLSTLDPECVTAHSGVSAVHHTDMSLIKTEAYLGCPHTGYLKTESLDFTDQIKTETDDGGYIQAEHISVLQDIECFDIKSDNVKFESSEILVSEPMNTVLNGAIDAPQGQTEPWPCAGELNPNHKKPAKEQDCSTQHVRCLKKTPELIQDQRNYIGENPHQCSQCGNRFADSSALLIHLRIHAGEKPYKCTECGKFFSRKSHLRRHQRIHAGEKPYKCDQCEKCFLMKATLNIHQRIHTGERPYKCTECGQCFHDKGALNKHQKIHTGEKSYKCDQCGKCFLRKAALNIHLGIHTGEKPYKCDRCGKCFLTKAALNIHYRIHTGEKSYTCNQCEKCFLRKATLNIHQRIHTGEKPYKCTACGKCFLENSNLNKHLRIHTGEKPYKCGQCEKCFLIKDTLTIHQRIHTGERPYKCDQCEKCYLRKATLNIHQKIHTGEKPYKCGQCEKCFLTKDTLNVHQRVHTGEKPYKCDQCEKCFLTKAALNIHLRIHTGEKPYTCAQCGKFFVCKSNLNRHQKIHAGQNP is encoded by the coding sequence ATGATGCGGGGAGTCTGCCTGAGACAAGACACTGAATTGACATtaccagagctcactgagcagcacaggatcagaccgaaagaagaggaactcagtggactggagtcTGTGCATAcgacagagtcagagacagagtgtaCTGCCCCAGGACTCAGCACACTGGACCcggagtgtgttacagcacacagTGGGGTCAGTGCTGTGCACCACACAGACATGTCATTGATAAAAACAGAAGCCTATCTGGGCTGTCCACACACTGGGTATCTTAAGACTGAGAGCCTTGACTTTACagaccaaatcaaaacagagaCTGATGATGGAGGCTACATTCAGGCTGAACACATCAGTGTCTTGCAAGACATAGAATGTTTTGACATTAAATCTGATAATGTGAAGTTTGAATCCAGTGAGATTTTAGTGAGTGAACCCATGAACACTGTGCTTAATGGAGCTATTGATGCTCCCCAAGGCCAGACTGAACCATGGCCATGTGCAGGAGAGCTAAATCCAAACCACAAAAAACCCGCCAAAGAACAGGACTGTTCCACCCAGCATGTCAGATGCCTTAAAAAGACACCAGAATTAATCCAGGACCAGAGAAACTATATAGGTGAAAACCCCCACCAGTGCTCTCAGTGTGGGAACCGTTTTGCTGATTCATCTGCTTTGCTTATACACCTGAGAATTCAtgcaggtgaaaagccctacaagtgTACTGAGTGTGGGAAGTTTTTTTCTCGTAAATCTCATTTAAGAAGGCACCAGAGAATTCAtgcaggtgaaaagccctacaaatgtgatcagtgtgagaagtgttttttaatgaaagctACTTTAAACatccatcagagaattcatacaggtgaaaggcCCTACAAGTGTACTGAGTGTGGACAGTGTTTTCATGACAAAGGTGCTTTAAATAAGCATCAGAagattcatacaggtgaaaagtcctacaaatgtgatcagtgtgggaagtgttttttaaGGAAAGCTGCTTTAAACATCCATCTgggaattcatacaggtgaaaagccctacaaatgtgataggtgtgggaagtgttttttaacAAAAGCTGCTTTAAACATCCATTatagaattcatacaggtgaaaagtcCTACACATGTAATCAGTGTGAAAAGTGTTTCTTAAGGAAAGCTACTTTAAACatccatcagagaattcatacaggtgaaaagccctacaagtgTACGGCGTGTGGAAAGTGTTTTCTTGAGAACAGTAATTTAAATAAGCatctgagaattcatacaggtgaaaagccctacaaatgtggtcagtgtgagaagtgttttttaattaaagataCTTTAACCatccatcagagaattcatacaggtgaaagaccctacaaatgtgatcagtgtgagaAGTGTTATTTAAGGAAAGCTACTTTAAACATTCATCAGAagattcatacaggtgaaaagccttACAAATGTGGtcagtgtgagaagtgttttttAACGAAAGATACTTTAAACGTCCATCAGAGagttcatacaggtgaaaaaccctacaaatgtgatcagtgtgagaagtgttttttAACAAAAGCTGCTTTAAACATCCatctgagaattcatacaggtgaaaagccctacacatGTGCACAATGTGGGAAGTTCTTTGTTTgtaaatctaatttaaatagGCACCAGAAAATTCATGCAGGTCAAAACCCCTAA